The Dreissena polymorpha isolate Duluth1 chromosome 4, UMN_Dpol_1.0, whole genome shotgun sequence region tagcctactgagctatacCAAGTATACacagttgaagtattttataccttatataagcaatcttcgtagtttcacaaaatttaacgacaaaaacagaactctccaaattattcaatcgtttcgcgttgcaacgctttataatttttaggttttaaaatcgtcaaaagatgcatataatggcaatattagaccatggtaaatgttcagtattactgtttcctcacaaatatcataactaaaacgaaaatttgcgaatctgaaacaaattttttcaattttgtcaatttaccaaagcgtgaaaagatccctttaaatcaaaGTAGCATATTAATGTGTGTTAGTAATAATTACACTTTAAATTAGCTTCCACTTTATTATGTTGGTAATTTTGTCATTGCTTTTATTGCAAATTCATTCAACATAAAGTGTCACCTAGGTTTACTCAAGGAATCGTATTTTACTAGCCGTAGACTCGCATATGCAATTGTTCATGAGAAGTCGTTTTCTCCTTAAGGTGGAAAACCTCCCCATAAAGTTAAAAACAATACCTTCTTGTGCTAATGATAGGGCTAACGCGTGTATCACCCACCGACACAtaattaaaggggctttttcacagatttttgcatattttgaagttagtcattaaatgctttatttttgataaatgcaaactttggatcttaaaagcttcagtaaaaaatcaagaataaaatttaaaaaaaggaaaaaatgtagctcgcaccggggctcgaaccagtgacccccggagtcctggagtaaaaacgcatgagccctctcggctattctgccgagtgTTAATGTATGCTGtatttaataccttatataagcaatcttcgtagttttgtaaatttaaacgacaacaacagaactctccaaattattcaatcgtttcgctttgcaacgctttataatatttaggtttttaaatcgtcaaaagatgcatataatggctatattaaactatggtaaatgttcaatattactatatcctcacaaatatcataactaaaacgaatatttgcgaatctgaaacaacttttttcaatttaccgaaccgtgaaaagatccctttaaatatacaTAAGACTTCATTAATGTGATGTCTGGATGTTTGAACACCTGTGACAaagtaaataaatttattacttGTTTACATCTCAGTTCTCATAAAGGTGTTTGATACTGTTTCTCCAACTTTTTGTCAGTGAAAGCACTGAATGTAATGGACAGACTGCAATTAATTATATGGgcgtattattgttatttaaaaatgttcatattgCGCCAAAGTGTTGTAAACGCCATTGTTCATGACACAGAATATGACATTACAGGAAACAGCATTTTGTACTGTATCAAACATTAATGTTGCAAAAAAACTATACAATACTCAAATTATTGACCTTTTATTCTGCTCATAATCTTTccaacaatacaaaacaataaagcaTGCTTAATAATAGCAATactctttgaatttaaataatattttccagGCGTTTTACCTTCACAAACTCATTAGTCCACCACAAAAAAACATCATCCTACAAAACAGGTATtggcttccaattgttaataACACATTAAGCATGAACATATGCACACATATCGAAGTAGGGATATCTCATCACAATTCCAGGGCAATGGCACGTCTCTTCTCCTCTGCTTCTGGGCGGGCCTGACCCGTCTCCCACTGCCTCAGAGGCATCCATGCCTATATCATCAAATGTGTCCACTTCAGGTTCTGTGTCTGACTCTCTGCAGAATGAAGTTGTGAAGGACACAACAAGCAGAGATCACGACGGGTATCTCCAGCTCCATGAGCATGTCCAAGTATTTCAGCCGCCGGAATTTACATTTCAATAGACCAATGGCACGTTCCACATCAACTCTTGTCGACGAATGGCACTTGTtaaattttttttgtaattgatcCAAATGTCCATTATCTCTATATGGAACAAGGAGATGTCTTGTCAGGGGGTACGCTGAATCCCCGAGCACATGGAACTCATCTGGGAGATTTTCAATTGTTTGTGCCACTGGACTGTTCCTATATACACGGGCTTCGTGAACAGAACCTGGCCATCCTGTGTATATGTCCAAAAATTTCAAATTGCTGTCGCATACTACTTGGAGAACTAAACTGGCGAACCCTTTCCTGTTGAAAAATGAGGACCTATGCTCCGATATTGGAGCAGGACATGCAATGTGAGTCCCGTCAACAGCCCCTACAACACCAGGCATTCCACATTGTTGCTGAAATCCATCGGCAATTGTCTTAAGCTCATGCCGAGATTCCGGAAATTTGATGTGCTGCTCCATCATCGCAGACAATACTCTACATGTTGCAATGACTGTAAGATGTAAAGTTCCTGTAATTGAAATGGAATAATTCATGCTAGTGTTTAGCCTTTTTAAATGTAGCTTGATTACATTACGCTTATTTTGAGACTCACAAGTTCATTTTCTGGAAGAATCAAAAGTTGGTGTTTATGGAGAAGAAAATTAGAACGCTCAAAAATAGGGTGGAACCCAAAAGGTCCCCATCACTAGGACACTATGCCAGCTTGACAAATTATTaagtaaatcattaaatgaaGTGCAGCTTCTAAGTTAAGTCtcattttattgtaaatactgttacagtaacacattttattaaaggATCTTTCATAaacactcatttatttgtttatatacataTGAATGCTAGAGCCCTTTCCTGCAAACCGAGGAAAAAACTAACCATATTTGCAGTTGAGAAGGCATCAATTTTCTTTTGCTTACCTTTACTTATCCCAAATCGGTCAGCCACGCTCCTGTACGATTCTTGGTTCCCAAGCATCCACAAAGTTGCCAATATTCTTTTGTCCACAGACATTGATCGCTCACGTACCATAAAAGGTGCCACAGCTTCACAGAGttcctacaaaataaatgaaacatacatttacaataaaaatttCTTGCAAAAGAATGTGTAATTAATTTAATTCCCCATAAATAACTTTTATTACAATATAAACTTCcaaatattaatacatattgAACAGAAATAAACTTAGCTAaattaatcataaataaacaattcagtAATCGATACTAAAGGGTCTTGTACGCCCCAGGCAGATTTTCCATCACTTAACACTTTCTCGGAGAAGTTTGGAAGTAACATACACCCAGTTTTTGTcacaaaaacttaaaacatacaaCACGTTCAAGTGGAGAATTTGGTTATTTGCACGATTATTGATTAAGAAACATGCATGATGTAAATAAATAGAGGTACAGGTAAGTAGTACcccagccgacaatgaccaatctagcATACTATGACATAGCAGCAGGAATAACTGGATAACTGAAATGAATAGCCATAATTGAATATTTCAGTTATCCAGTTATTCCTGCTGCTATGTCATAgtatgcttgattggtcattgtcggctggggtactacttacctgtaccccgggtactctaaagttTACTTACTTGTACCCTGGGAATGGTAAATAtgctaaaatgtacccgggaattttaacgctaaatcgctTGTaggctatttatttttttatcaatcatgtcaattttctgtttaatGGGCTCTATATTATCagaactcatactcaaaaagcatgttgatgctttttttaaagaaaagtatgtttaaggtaaacaatatcgtttcATGCTAATGGGTAGCAtattttacgacatcggattttggacaGGAATACagcttgggtacagtctaatatcgaccaggtacatataagtatatttaccgtacccggggtacatgtttgTAAACTTacaagtacccggggtacatgtaagtagtatgcgagcagacaatgaccaatcaagccataGTATGTGGATAAgaatacaaaccaatagctgacaaacctgatagGTTGACCTTTGTAGTCGGAAATGTGACCTGAAATCTATGTCTGTATAGAGTGGAACAATTTGCTCAGCATAGCCTTCCACCCTAACTGGCTCATTTCTCTCATGGAACAACACACCTAAAAATGAATAAACTATAAATTtcacccccaagacgtttcctcccctagacgtttctcccccaagacgtttcctccccagacgtttctcccccaagacgtttcctcccctagacgtttctcccccaataaatgtatgattgtttggttgaagtttattcttgatttattatcaaaataattattttgtttatgaagttttcaattaactttatttatgaagcagcttgtttgattatttgtttggtttaactgtgaatggaatgcatgtaaatcataagtgttgaggaactgtagttgtttgttgtttttaatccaattaatccaattaaaaagggtcaattggtgaattgattaaatggttaaatcacatttatattaatttcaaaactgttttcattgtaacagttaaatatgataaataaataaactatataattgtcaacaattatatttttttcatgcatttatatgtatgtatataataaaatgattggaTGTCACTGTGAAATACAACAGATGCATCTATGACTACCATAGTTTGGATTCAAAACCAATTATAGCACTGTGGATGCTATTTTCCTACTAAAGGCTTTTATAGATAAACATTCAGTTCTAAAAAGAAACTATACTGTTGCTATATCGAccttatgaaatgttatgattcaatatattgaaacggactatggtacaagcttattaagagcgaaataaacggtagattgttaaaaattattcggtctatgtatgatgaagtgaaattatgtgtaagacatatggggacgttgtcggatttcttttattgcgaagagttcacagaagattttttaaacgaatactgggtgtcaaaatgagtaccgctaattcagctgtatacggggaactagggcgatacccattatatataaatcgctatgtacgaataataaaatatttcataaattgtatactgttaaacaaactaattgtatattatatttaacaccttttaatgtactagtttggtcactttcgcattactatgcatgtgcttattgcttattatattgtcagttttgtatatgtaacgatgaactgtaaatgttcaagttatatgaataaactatctgttccgatctgttccatatataaaactatcaattaagTCAAATCAAATTTATTCATTAATAGTATTTAatacagtgataaactatttaaaaacgtttttttttgcataataatgtgctaatctcatctaatccccctgtcacctaatctcatcaatgctgattaaagggcttgtatattgcacccataatctagctgttatctgttgtactacacttgctaatctaatcaatgcttgtttattgcaccctaagtgcctaatatcttgtataatggtaggtgtggttgttatttaatattagccaaatgatgaaaatgctgtcacatttttttggcttcaaattaaattaatttttaaattggaaggtaaatggtattaataaagatctatgacacactgatagttatttatcaaaattatttttgagaactacaattcaatattggctgtaataaattataattttaatgtcatataagaactttatttactcaaaataaaaatgtgttatagttattattcattcttaaaaatcataacttatggcttattttcattataacactgcattatgtgaattgggaataaaacatcaatttgggaataaattgtgttttatcaaaagtgcataatatgcagttttatatgttgtatttatctaattttacaaattataattaaaacatcgcctactgaatgtaataagtcatgtaactgacatttgtatacattttatacatttttacttttttccaattttgtgtttattaaggtgacatacatcaactgataaaatattaagtcaacctttttggtaaaaataatgtttttatccaattttcgaaattgacataacaaacgcatgtcattttctgaatgtaaaaagtagcgtaagtgacattttgttaaattttcacgaGAAGCAcaaagatgttttattaaaaaaaattcaatcactgttaatgaacaagtaatggaaaatatcttattaaacttaaattatagatttgtttgtagcaacatgaattcattaattcaataatagtaattctttactttgtaacataccattccacttaaaatgatcatcaaaaaaaaggtgtttgtttactcaattgatttatacaatagttataattgtttaatttgtagcataccattccacttacaatgaccatcaatgaccatcaaagaacatcaaaggtgtgcttttactcaattgattaatacaatagttataattattataatttgtaacatacttttccatttaaaatgaccatcaaagaacatcaaagctttgattttactcaatttttcaatgagcttaattaatgcaagaacaatttaaggcacttataaaatcaagtattaaatttgttagaggctttcctaaacaaccatataaaatcattaattaatatttcaattagtcaggactcaactaacatcatttttttacacataaaatgcactcaattaaaatactaatactttattttcactttattacaaataactgttgctaatatacatttacatattatgcagacgtttcacccccattttgAAACTGTTGCAATCGAACGGGTCGTTCAACAGACTGCGTTCCATTAATAAACAGAAAACCGGAAACGTTCCGCTTACTGAACGCAcaaacctcggcgcttcgataaaagatcgatagttacgacacggtcacgtgacttagacacaacaagatatttggcgttacggtcccgtttcttatccgtgtaatctagagtccgtgcaataattcaatacagtcaaatcgTCAAATCAATGTACTAGTAAACTGAGTAGAAATTTAGATCATAAAGTGACATATTATGGATATAATCATGAGACTGGAGTTGGCGTGTAAAACTAAAGGTATTTCATGCTTTctgttaattgtattataaagGGCGTATGCTGccgttttaatgaaatttttggtttatctagaatttgataatttttggtattgAGCTAGAACCATCTGTTGTAAATAGAAAAGAACAAACATGGTGGGTTACCAGTGTTCTATTCGGTCtatgtatgatgaagtgaaattatgtgtaagacatatggggacgttgtcggatttcttttattgcgaagagttcacagaagattttttaaacgaatactgggtgtcaaaatgagtaccgctaattcagctgtgtagtgttttcacccggttagctattcgtgggttttaatgcaattatcccaaccgctagcaaagataatatactagactactcacatgggcatcgacTGGAATCCACGTCTGGacggcaccaatcgtcctcgtcgtcttcgagggaacttgtCGGCTTCacgcgtcggctcgtcgggtacactcgtcggctcgtcggctcgtcgggtacacttgtcggctcgtccacgtcacgaaatggcactatacatgtacttctgggaatacacttccaggcaaacacgtacttaaacacacagccaccggcttacatacacagtcacagactcacttatatcttcagGGAATGGCCCTcccaggtaaatacgtgttgaacgcacataaaatacaatataacacAATACGCACAGGCTCACAGCTAGACACTGGCTTACATACACAGGCTAAACCCCCTGGAACTACTTACGTACTCAGGGTTACACGCACAGGTTCACAATTACAGGCTCACAGTTAccgacacacatatacaatacaataccatataatacaatataaactatACGCAGGCTCACTATTTCACACACAATACTCACATAGGGACATAGGCACATAAACACATCTACTCACCTCAAcgtcccgtgcacaagagaccgtacaaactcgtgctgcccagcatgcactatatcgatttgtcgctggttcccagtcacgaggtatgtgcgcgtttTGTAGGCCGGGCACTggcacaacactcctcccacttttctccttttgggacgacgccacacagcgaaggaatcgtaccggagctaccgatgaagtaatagtgcccctCGCGTAAGCACCTTGACCTAACACCTCAAAGTCAGGTCTGCATGCCGGCCAGCTTTCGTCCGACCTCTCTTTCTGCGCAACGTCTGCAATATACAACAACTAAAGTTAATGCATCTCCATTAAACGTCAGTGCCCATTGGcctgtaatataattattaaaacactacacaaaaacaaatgtttaaaatccAGCGACAGGTCAtcctgtatatatttataatttaaacaaaccgGTCCGTACCAACAAAAATAACACACCATTGACTTAAGTGTCTCAATATGCCTCTAAACTCGAGTGtattaatataaaaatcaatTCAGGTGCCTTATCAAAGCTTTTTGATTCAATATTCTAAAAAACAAGGTCAGGTTACTCCTGTCCTTTTCTTGTCTACACAATGAATGGACAGGAGCACCCACCTTACAAtccattttcacaaattttaacaaataaaataacttatcaaataaaatcataaaacatCATACAAATACATCCCCTCGCAGCCCAAATGAGAAGGCCTACGCCCTCTGCATGTGActgcataatataaataaaaatcctcttggttatattaaaataaaaatcacaagaaatttaactttctaaggtaataaaaatcctcttggttatattataataaaaatcacaagaaatgtaactttctaaggtactacaaatgcgttaaaataatatctaagtgacaaaaaggttaaaaatataagaataaaaataatcttattattgtccaaataatacatataattgcttttaattttatatagAGAACATTCATTTTGCaacataatcattgacattatatggaggaaaagacaactaaaataaaactattgtacccaCTACATTCCTCCAACTTTTCTCCTCTTGGGCCGCCACCGTacggtcgcacccaaggcagaagagaTAGAGACTCAAATGGGACCATGATCCCCCTCCCGCAGGCACAGGAGTGCCAGCGCATAGCAGGGTAAATACAgaccgctgcattctagcggttagtgaccaatatgtttcttgcataagaaaatttccatcacattagttaattaaaaaaacattattgtcggctatcgtccgacaattgcttaatcaagaaaaaacattcttGTTGGCTTTCGTCTAACAAGTACAGTCCCTTAGGTATTAGAATGTGGAGATCACACtgagaaataatgtactttacaaaaataaaaacaaaataaagtgtacatgcACCTGGAAACACCTCCGGccattaacaaaaaatgaaattgatgCATCATGACAGTTGCCGTCAAGCATGGTCACATAAAAAATTCAAAAGACCTGCAATACCACTTCCGGTCACAAACAGTATGGAGTGTGACAGTGGTCGTCCGACAGTTAAGTCGATGCGGCTAATTCCGTACGGGCGTCTAATTTCGTACACTataaatttattgtttatatcttcTATGTTTGGTTACACAACACTGAATTACGCTATATCGCTTATAGTACTTTTTTCGCTTGTTTAAATGTGCGCTTTGTGAAATCGATTGCCGATGACGTTACTGTCTACATCCGATTGGCTGCATACGTATTTGGCGCGAAATTTTAAATTTCCCGCTTTCTCCCGCATCATCAGCAAGCGCTCAGAAACGACAACTCCAACGTTAATAAGATTATCTTAGTTGTTATGAAATGTGTGCGAGGttgtgtgttaaaaataatttatgaaatattttttctttctttttaagctcaacatatatgttaaaatcgtattattgttttagtaatatgtaaaataaaagtgtacGAGATTACCCGCATTAATTTTTACCAGTAAAAGTTATGTGCGGGTAATTTCGTACGCATTTATacgaaaacaatattgataataaggTCGATATATCTATTAAAATTTTTGGAAtgaaaaaagtgttttaaatgtttatacagAAAAGAAATGTTCTATgtagttgttgtttatttgtttacagaCATGAGTTTCCAATTTAGAACAACCCCACATGCGTTGATGTTGAGATCAATTGGATTTGGGGCGACCGGCCTGAAAATACACGTTCTTTTGTGCCAGTTGTTTTTGCGTGAAACGCAATATGAACATCATCTTATTTTTGACGTTTTCACCAGACTGTCAACGCTACTGACAGAAAATGTGTATAATCAGCAGGTGATATGGAATGCATATTGCAGTCTTGATAGGGACGAACTTAGCATAGTGCATCTCGCATGGAACGTTGTATGAGTTTTGCAGGACTGTGACTTGCTTGACCACGTGGACGAGATTAGAGCCAACACTCTTTAATAGAGCTTCcgtattttctgtaaaatgatcAATAAATTTCCAATTATGagttgtgtttgttttctgtCATTTACAGTCCACAATGCCCAAAATGTATTCTCAAAAGGATATCCTCGATGCTGTGGGTGCGGTAAGACATGGGATGTCGTACCGGAAAGATTCTAGCAAATTCGGTGTCCCAGTCATGACCATCCAAAACCGGATCAGCGGCAAAGTCGACGAATTGGCACAAGCTGGGCGACCCACAGTCATACCAACCGAAGTTGAGGTGGAGCTAGTTGAAAAAATTAAACGGGCAGCGAACATGGTGTGTAGCTGTTTCTATGTACACTAGCCTGttgaaactgtttttgtgatTCATGCGTCATGTTCAATAcacattatgtttttaaaatgttggtaagtttaaataataatcaatgaagatttttaaaattaacatttcaaacGTCCTGTTGCGCTTATTGGCCGTTGTTAAAACCAAACAGACGCAACGCAAAATGTGGTCTCGATTCCAAGAAGCGGACATTAAAGCACTGTGCCTAATACAGTAGCAAATTGTTTCCAACGATAAAGCGGATTTAATTTATAAAccatttgcatttattaattgttCTTTACTCCGTTACTTATATCATAAAAACTCCGTATTAATTATTGGTCGACAATGCGAATCTTATTTTGTTTCACAGCACCCACATGTATTAACAAATTAAACGATCAATTTATTGATATAATGCGGTGATATTCATCATATAcatcatatattattattgttgtaggGATTTGGAATAACCAGACGAATGTTGCAGGTGAAGATTGGCAGAATCGTCCGTAAGCTCAAAATTAAGTCCCCATTTAGAAATGGCGTTCCTGGCAAGGATTGGATTGCTGGATTTTTGAAGATGCACCCAGACGTAAGCCATAGGACACCACAGGCCTTATCGACATGCAGAGCAAGGATGTTAAATGCAACTGTGaccaataattattttaacaatcttACTAGGCTGCTTGAGTCTCTCTCTTTACAGGACAAGCCTGTTCGCATCTGGAACATTGATGAAACCAGCGTTCCACTTCTGCACAAGCCTGCTAGGGTGCTTGGGCCGTCCGGTGCGAAAAATATTCCCGGAAGGGTTGGGAATAAGCGGGAAAATGTCTCTGTCCTGGCCTGTGTTAACGCTGCTGGAGGCGAGATCCTCCCTCTGGTTATTGTAAAGGGAAAAACGTACAAAAGTTTGTTATCTTACAATACTGAGGACGGAGTTCCCGGCAGCGTTTACACATTCCAGGAACGAGCTTGGATGGAGGATACATTCGGTGAGATCTGGTTTCGGGGCCATTTTCTTAAACACTGTGGTCCAGCGAGGCCCCAGCTTATAATTGTGGACTCTCACTCTTCCCACGAGACACTTGGTCTCATAGACGCTGCTATAGCTAACGATGTCCATCTCTTAGCGTTTCCACCCCACACAACCCAGTGGTTGTGTCCTTAGGACAAGTCCATATTCGGTCCACTTTCATTGATTAACATTGCGGTTATTAACAGATACTGAGTCTTCACTGTCACTCTCTAgcacaacaaacaattaaacttactaaaacagcaacacaaatcaaataaaacaacaattacaaatataaatatgaattcgTTAAAAACTTTTAGTGTTGCTTACACGTACATTATGAATAAGATGTAAATTACAGAATCAAATTTCTAATATGCACATACAAAAAATACGAATTCAACatgatttaacatgaaaatattttattttaaaacaaatttaatttcatatttaagTTTCTAAAAAATAAAGTAGTAATTATATCCAATATAGGTATCGATATTTCTATCACAAACCCGTCGAGATTGACATTGGTATACTTTCTTTTGCGTGTACGGAATTACCCACACACTGTACGAAATTAGACTCGTGTAGGTTAATGTACATGACAACAATTTCTGAAGTATCCAATCAAAACTCGCGATATAAAAAGCAAGTTAAATATAGCCCAATGGTCCCGGCGTCCACTGCAG contains the following coding sequences:
- the LOC127878460 gene encoding uncharacterized protein LOC127878460, translating into MGIAPSSPYTAVVPVPGLQNAHIPRDWEPATNRYSACWAARVCTVSCARDVECHFVTWTSRQVYPTSRRVHPTSRRVYPTSRRVKPTSSLEDDEDDWCRPDVDSSRCPYVAQKERSDESWPACRPDFEVLGQGAYARGTITSSVAPVRFLRCVASSQKEKSGRSVVPVPGLQNAHIPRDWEPATNRYSACWAARVCTVSCARDVEYVFAWKCIPRSTCIVPFRDVDEPTSVPDEPTSRRVYPTSRRVKPTSSLEDDEDDWCRPDVDSSRCPCVLFHERNEPVRVEGYAEQIVPLYTDIDFRSHFRLQRSTYQELCEAVAPFMVRERSMSVDKRILATLWMLGNQESYRSVADRFGISKGTLHLTVIATCRVLSAMMEQHIKFPESRHELKTIADGFQQQCGMPGVVGAVDGTHIACPAPISEHRSSFFNRKGFASLVLQVVCDSNLKFLDIYTGWPGSVHEARVYRNSPVAQTIENLPDEFHVLGDSAYPLTRHLLVPYRDNGHLDQLQKKFNKCHSSTRVDVERAIGLLKCKFRRLKYLDMLMELEIPVVISACCVLHNFILQRVRHRT